The Chitinophagales bacterium genome has a segment encoding these proteins:
- the sufC gene encoding Fe-S cluster assembly ATPase SufC — translation MIQIKNLHASVEGKQILKGLNLTINKGEIHAIMGPNGTGKSTLGNIIAGKDGYEITDGEVLFEGQNILELEPEERARLGIFLAFQYPIEIPGVSNANFLKTAVAETRKAQGLEPLSPSDFLKMMREKMELVEMKKDFISRAVNVGFSGGEKKRNEIFQMAMLQPKFAILDETDSGLDIDALRIVANGVNKLSNENNAFLLITHYQRLLDYIVPDFVHVMYDGKIVKSGDKSLALELEEKGYEEFELI, via the coding sequence ATGATACAAATTAAAAATTTACATGCAAGTGTTGAAGGCAAACAAATCTTAAAAGGTTTGAACTTAACTATAAACAAAGGCGAAATTCATGCTATAATGGGACCAAACGGAACTGGAAAATCTACCTTAGGTAATATTATTGCAGGAAAAGATGGTTATGAAATTACCGATGGCGAAGTATTGTTTGAAGGTCAGAATATACTAGAACTCGAACCAGAAGAAAGAGCTAGACTAGGTATCTTTTTAGCTTTTCAATATCCTATAGAAATTCCAGGTGTGTCTAATGCCAATTTCTTAAAAACTGCTGTTGCCGAAACTAGAAAAGCTCAAGGATTAGAGCCTTTGTCTCCTAGCGATTTTTTAAAAATGATGCGCGAAAAAATGGAATTGGTAGAAATGAAAAAAGACTTTATTTCTCGTGCTGTAAATGTTGGATTTTCCGGTGGCGAAAAGAAAAGAAATGAAATTTTTCAAATGGCAATGCTACAACCTAAATTTGCTATTTTAGATGAAACGGATTCAGGTTTAGATATTGATGCACTACGAATTGTTGCCAATGGTGTAAATAAATTAAGTAATGAAAACAATGCCTTTTTATTAATTACACACTACCAAAGATTATTAGATTATATCGTTCCTGATTTTGTTCATGTAATGTATGATGGAAAAATTGTAAAAAGTGGTGATAAATCTTTAGCATTAGAATTAGAAGAAAAAGGTTACGAAGAATTTGAATTGATTTAA